A region of Necator americanus strain Aroian chromosome I, whole genome shotgun sequence DNA encodes the following proteins:
- a CDS encoding hypothetical protein (NECATOR_CHRI.G670.T1): MVLSECGSMSWLSSTTIVYCCVNICGDTDEGLKKDVLYILSVMTPEKRIQGGYPVCKKSMAKKVCMAIFSVHPYLKEDKDIKRVQQGNLIFRHVTPFWVWKDAKDKGERLYDKIYRTLEAGGSVTTQPPTCAERDQWQLLHTSPATVESKKKN, encoded by the exons ATGGTCCTGAGCGAATGCGGAAGCATGTCGTGGCTGAGCTCAACtactattgtttattgttgtgtAAATATATGTGGTGATACAGATGAAGGATTGAAGAA GGATGTGCTGTACATTCTCAGTGTGATGACTccggaaaaaagaatacaagGTGGATACCCAGTGTGCAAGAAAAGCATGGCAAAGAAAGTGTGTATGGCTATCTTTTCTGTGCATCCGTACTTGAAAGAAGACAAAGACATAAAACGTGTCCAACAGGGAAACC tgatttttcgGCACGTTACACCGTTTTGGGTGTGGAAAGACGCAAAGGACAAAGGAGAAAGACTGTACGACAAGATTTATAGAACACTCGAAGCAGGTGGTTCTGTGACCACACAACCACCTACATGCGCTGAGCGAGATCAATGGCAGCTCCTACATACATCGCCTGctacagtagagtcaaaaaagaagaattaa